From one Pseudomonadota bacterium genomic stretch:
- a CDS encoding 2-oxoacid:acceptor oxidoreductase subunit alpha has product MQTSIADSGGQARAIAITGSGGSGALTAGQILLAAVAAAGHYGLMTRSAGPQIRGGESAAMLRYAARPVTCMGDMFDVLVGLDWNNINRFLDEIPLGRDSVILTDPALGPVPEGLAACGARVLEIPFRQYADAVAGGRVNMAALGATAAVAGLPLAVIETAVRKVLRHKGADVVQAALTCVRAAFAGGETVLPAADSVDGAPERWNISGNEASGLGAIRAGVRLVAAYPITPASEMLEWLAPRLEQAGGALLQAEDELASVNMIIGASFGGVPALTATSGPGLSLMSEGLGLAIASETPVVVVNVMRGGPSTGIPTKSEQADLNIALYGFHGDAPHLVLAALDIRDCAFTTQWAVQLAEHLQTVAIVLSDQLLGQARGVVDPPEHCAGELQRVTAGTPGAAYRRYRITADGISPMAIPGTPAGMYTGDGLEHNALGTPSSLPHDHAEQLEKRLRKLTDFDYGEHWAVQRGTGAVCLLTWGSSAGAVFEAAARLTAAGRPTRVIALRLLAPLQVEALRAALAGAETLLVVEQNQSGQCFRYLKSLDALPAHARRYCHAGPLPLRPGAIITALDAEN; this is encoded by the coding sequence ATGCAAACATCGATAGCGGACAGCGGCGGACAGGCCCGCGCGATCGCGATCACCGGTTCCGGCGGCAGCGGTGCGTTGACGGCGGGCCAGATCCTGCTGGCGGCCGTGGCGGCAGCCGGGCATTACGGGCTGATGACCCGCTCGGCCGGGCCGCAGATCCGCGGCGGCGAATCCGCCGCCATGCTGCGCTATGCCGCGCGGCCGGTTACCTGCATGGGTGACATGTTCGATGTCCTGGTGGGATTGGACTGGAACAACATCAACCGTTTTCTCGACGAGATTCCGCTGGGCCGGGACAGCGTCATCCTGACCGATCCCGCGCTCGGGCCGGTACCGGAAGGTCTCGCTGCCTGCGGCGCCCGGGTACTCGAGATCCCGTTCCGGCAGTATGCCGATGCGGTCGCTGGCGGGCGTGTGAACATGGCGGCGCTCGGTGCCACCGCCGCCGTCGCCGGTCTGCCGCTGGCTGTCATCGAGACCGCCGTGCGCAAGGTGCTGCGGCACAAAGGCGCGGACGTGGTGCAGGCCGCACTGACCTGCGTGCGCGCCGCCTTTGCCGGCGGCGAGACCGTGCTGCCCGCGGCCGACAGCGTCGACGGCGCGCCGGAACGCTGGAACATCAGCGGCAACGAGGCCAGCGGGCTGGGTGCGATCCGCGCCGGCGTGCGCTTGGTGGCGGCCTATCCCATCACCCCGGCGAGCGAGATGCTGGAATGGCTGGCGCCACGGCTGGAGCAGGCCGGCGGTGCGCTGCTGCAGGCAGAGGATGAACTCGCCTCGGTGAACATGATCATCGGCGCGTCCTTCGGCGGTGTGCCCGCGCTGACGGCCACGTCGGGGCCGGGTCTGAGCCTGATGAGCGAAGGCCTGGGACTGGCCATCGCCAGCGAGACCCCGGTGGTGGTGGTGAACGTGATGCGCGGCGGCCCGTCCACCGGCATACCGACCAAGTCCGAGCAGGCGGATCTCAATATCGCGTTGTACGGCTTCCACGGCGACGCCCCGCACCTGGTGCTGGCCGCGCTGGATATCCGCGACTGCGCGTTCACGACGCAGTGGGCGGTGCAGCTAGCCGAGCACCTGCAGACGGTCGCCATCGTGCTCAGCGACCAGTTGCTCGGCCAGGCGCGCGGCGTGGTCGATCCGCCCGAACACTGCGCGGGGGAACTGCAGCGGGTGACAGCGGGGACACCCGGCGCAGCATACCGGCGTTACCGCATCACCGCGGATGGCATATCGCCGATGGCGATCCCCGGCACGCCCGCGGGCATGTACACCGGCGACGGTCTCGAGCACAACGCCCTGGGCACACCGTCCAGTCTGCCACACGACCATGCAGAACAGCTGGAGAAGCGCCTGCGCAAGCTGACGGATTTCGATTACGGCGAGCACTGGGCAGTGCAGCGCGGCACCGGTGCGGTCTGCCTGCTGACCTGGGGGTCGAGCGCCGGTGCGGTGTTCGAGGCGGCCGCGCGCCTTACCGCCGCCGGCCGTCCGACCCGGGTGATCGCGCTGCGCCTGCTCGCGCCCCTGCAGGTCGAAGCGTTGCGCGCCGCGCTTGCCGGCGCCGAAACCCTGCTGGTGGTGGAACAGAACCAGAGCGGGCA